Proteins encoded in a region of the Cyclopterus lumpus isolate fCycLum1 chromosome 23, fCycLum1.pri, whole genome shotgun sequence genome:
- the LOC117726365 gene encoding zinc finger protein 420-like, whose translation MDSSVFTAVSKGDSLPLASLRLLVPPFQLMAASMWQVLRTQDVLNYWKVAEFVSLVMDMVPELLMYKHRAQLNLGLRARYILELCRSEQLVETDFILSILNQIKLRHPILNDIKESQEEEVVVNFLELIQTLLKDPEERQDFFLEVFPAEYGPQYDSDLQMLFSEFLCRLAQLLPVPDLEQTVSWLGAECSVLEDCVRSVSEPTDLNVLLQRHRRLGHLEQHVPPSSMGDSILSSLSAAPSSRAAKSNEQSDQSDPPQGLCDDVAVEIIAVTDYAEVELDASADIQVVMGENCFEGTDVGPDADDSLVVLPEEVTMEEEVGEAGEEATQGKAASGSADIIHPEVSKDDSASSQEKVSTGPHDCPDCEKKFKFASSLIAHRVIHTGERPHRCNDCDRCFSFRQSLDRHRHTHRTGRKYNCVVCRETFHSLSARTEHKHSHMEDGVYTCHRCNRKFNWELALARHLKSHTDDRNANKPTASHEDGQEAVKGDDNVSEAPGAPAEPNSQQQAEDNVDQDPEHTEVQSSERATAEPECTDPEHDKEVVFPAKVRTSGRKRTPTMKIQVINLQKCMATKRRREITKANPLELKPLPFNCAEHSYGSPMISAKDGEESSVADVASAAFSCPKCSFRHSDDSQVQQHIDKIHSVETEDDEPSSQPLTDEEGRFSCPDCEKSFKFQSLLKAHQRIHTGEQPFLCSQCGRRFSFKQSLERHRQTHKTGRKYECLICGEFFKSLVAQREHKSTHMENGEYLCSECGRAFAWKSALVRHLKTHGEDAEKVGRPYKCPRCDLGFSCASYLNRHLQTHQEERVHSCNCGKSFAYRAALTAHQRIHQKERPHTCTQCGKGFLYKGGLLSHMKIHSEEMPFMCSFCGKSFKRERNMKKHERCHTREDVFSCSQCDKSFVYKATLIRHELTHSGERPYLCSDCGKGFFSHAELLKHERFHTGHKPFQCPHCGKKFTQSCYLTIHLRYHTGVRPYSCSECEKSFLSANRLKRHQRTHSGEKPYLCVECGKGFRQSYNLKMHQRTHIMKIK comes from the exons ATGGACTCAAGTGTCTTCACGGCCGTTTCCAAAG GAGACTCCTTACCTCTGGCCTCGCTGCGCCTCCTGGTCCCACCTTTCCAGCTCATGGCAGCCTCCATGTGGCAGGTTCTGAGGACACAAGATGTCTTGAACTACTGGAAAGTGGCAGAGTTTGTCTCTTTGGTGATGGATATGGTCCCAGAGCTGCTAATGTACAAGCACAGGGCGCAACTTAATTTGGGATTAAGAGCCAGA TATATTCTTGAGTTGTGCCGAAGTGAACAGCTCGTGGAGACTGACTTCATCTTGTCCATCTTGAATCAGATTAAACTGCGACACCCAATCCTGAACGAT ATTAAAGAATCACAAGAGGAGGAAGTAGTGGTTAACTTTCTTGAGTTGATCCAGACTCTGCTTAAAGATCCCGAAGAGAGACAAGATTTTTTCTTG GAGGTTTTCCCTGCAGAGTATGGACCTCAGTATGACAGCGACTTGCAGATGCTGTTTTCTGAGTTCCTCTGTCGGCTGGCTCAGCTTTTGCCAGTTCCTGACCTCGAGCAG ACAGTTTCCTGGCTTGGAGCCGAATGCTCTGTGTTGGAGGACTGTGTGCGTTCAGTCTCGGAGCCTACTGACCTGAATGTTTTGCTCCAGCGCCACAGACGCCTCGGCCATTTAGAGCAGCACG ttccACCCTCCAGCATGGGCGACAGCatcctgtcctccctctccgCAGCCCCGTCTAGCAGAGCGGCCAAATCTAATGAACAATCAGACCAATCGGATCCACCGCAAGGCCTCTGCGATGACGTCGCAGTCGAAATCATCGCAGTGACCGATTACGCGGAGGTGGAGTTGGACGCAAGCGCCGACATCCAGGTGGTGATGGGAGAAAACTGCTTCGAAGGAACGGACGTCGGCCCCGATGCCGACGATTCGCTGGTAGTGCTTCCTGAAGAGGTCACCATGGAAGAAGAAGTGGGGGAAGCAGGGGAAGAGGCAACGCAGGGTAAAGCTGCGAGCGGCTCGGCAGACATCATCCATCCAGAAGTTAGCAAGGACGACTCGGCATCCTCCCAAGAAAAAGTCTCCACGGGACCTCATGACTGCCCGGACTGCGAGAAGAAATTCAAGTTTGCCTCCTCGCTAATCGCCCACAGGGTCATCCACACCGGGGAACGGCCCCACCGGTGCAACGATTGCGATCGCTGCTTCTCGTTCAGGCAGTCCCTCGAcaggcacagacacactcacagaaccGGACGCAAGTACAACTGCGTCGTCTGCAGGGAGACCTTCCACTCCTTGTCCGCCCGCACGGAGCACAAGCACTCGCACATGGAAGACGGTGTTTACACGTGCCATCGGTGCAACAGGAAATTTAACTGGGAACTGGCGCTCGCAAGGCACCTAAAATCTCACACTGATGATCGCAATGCAAACAAGCCCACAGCGAGCCACGAGGATGGGCAAGAGGCGGTCAAAGGCGATGACAATGTCAGCGAGGCTCCCGGTGCGCCCGCTGAACCCAACAGCCAGCAGCAGGCGGAGGATAATGTTGATCAAGATCCGGAGCACACAGAGGTTCAGAGCAGTGAGCGTGCCACCGCTGAGCCTGAATGCACCGACCCTGAACATGACAAAGAGGTTGTTTTCCCGGCGAAAGTTCGCACAAGCGGACGCAAGCGCACACCGACCATGAAGATCCAGGTGATAAATTTACAGAAGTGCATGGCCACTAAACGAAGGAGGGAGATCACCAAGGCCAACCCTCTAGAGCTGAAGCCTTTGCCTTTCAATTG TGCAGAGCACTCTTATGGGTCGCCCATGATCTCTGCAAAGGACGGTGAAGAGA GTTCTGTCGCTGATGTTGCATCAGCTGCTTTTTCCTGTCCTAAGTGCTCCTTCCGCCACTCAGACGACTCCCAGGTCCAGCAGCACATTGACAAGATCCACTCCGTTGAGACCGAGGATGACGAGCCGTCCTCTCAGCCTCTCACGGATGAAGAGGGCCGCTTCAGTTGCCCAGACTGTGAGAAGAGCTTCAAGTTCCAGTCCTTACTAAAAGCTCACCAGCGCATACACACGGGCGAGCAGCCCTTTCTGTGTTCCCAGTGCGGACGGCGGTTCTCCTTCAAACAGTCGCTGGAGAGGCACAGGCAGACGCACAAAACCGGGCGCAAGTACGAGTGCCTGATCTGCGGGGAGTTCTTCAAGTCCCTGGTGGCTCAGAGGGAGCACAAGAGCACCCACATGGAGAACGGCGAGTACCTGTGTTCAGAGTGCGGCCGGGCATTCGCTTGGAAGTCCGCACTAGTGAGACACCTGAAGACCCACGGCGAGGATGCTGAGAAGGTGGGGCGTCCTTACAAGTGCCCCCGCTGTGACCTGGGCTTCAGCTGTGCCAGCTACCTCAACCGGCACCTCCAGACTCACCAGGAAGAGAGAGTGCACTCGTGCAACTGCGGGAAGAGCTTCGCCTACCGGGCGGCCCTCACCGCGCACCAGCGCATCCACCAAAAGGAGCGGCCGCACACGTGCACCCAGTGCGGCAAGGGATTCCTCTACAAAGGGGGTCTGCTGAGCCACATGAAGATCCACTCCGAAGAGATGCCTTTCATGTGTTCCTTCTGCGGCAAGAGCTTCAAGAGGGAACGCAACATGAAGAAGCACGAGCGCTGCCACACCCGGGAAGACGTCTTCAGCTGCTCGCAGTGCGACAAGAGCTTCGTCTACAAGGCCACCCTGATCCGCCACGAGCTGACTCATTCGGGCGAGCGGCCGTATCTCTGCTCCGACTGCGGGAAGGGCTTCTTCTCCCACGCCGAGCTCCTGAAACACGAGCGTTTCCATACGGGCCACAAGCCCTTCCAGTGCCCCCACTGTGGCAAGAAGTTCACTCAGTCCTGCTACCTGACCATCCACCTGCGCTACCACACGGGGGTCCGGCCGTACTCCTGCAGCGAGTGCGAAAAGAGCTTCCTCAGTGCCAACCGCCTGAAGAGACACCAGCGAACGCATTCGGGGGAAAAACCATACCTCTGCGTGGAATGCGGGAAGGGATTCAGGCAGTCGTATAATCTCAAAATGCATCAACGGACACACATCATGAAGATAAAATAG